CTGCCGGTGGGACAGCACGGCTGATCGTTGCCCTTCAACCATTGGTACTGAACGGCGACGGTGTCATCGGAGGGCGGCAATACGGTGATGTATGGCTTGGGATTTGGGGTGGGCGTACCCAGCGGCGTGTTGTGATCGAAGAACAGCAGCTGCTGCGGGGTCGATTCGCTGGCGATGGTCGGGATGATCTGAACCCAGTACAAACGGCACTTCTTGGCATGTCCCCGAGCGATTTCCACCCAAGTCGTTCCGGGGATGGTGATGGGAACCGACGCGATGGCCCGCCGCACCGTGTCGGCCGTCGGGCCGTCGGAGTCCTTGCACTTGTCGGGTGACATCGGCGGCGAACCGGTGTGCTTCCCGCCGCAACCGGAGGCCAGCAGGATCAACAGGATCACAATCAGCCGACGCACTCGGTGAGCTTAGCGAAGGCTGTGAATGTCCAGTTTGTTTGGTTCCGGACCCCGCTTTGACAGACAAAGCCTCCGGCCGCCCGGGTAGCCTTGACCGGAGTTGGCGGGCCGACGACGACCCCCGCTGGCCTCGGGCTTTACGGCTTTTCCGAGACTTCACGCGCGCGCATTGGCCCGTGAGAGGAAGCCGTAAAACGGGGGAAACTCCGGATACCCGGTGCCGAAACATCCTCGTCGCACCATTCAACGCAAGCCCATTGTGCTCAATGGAGGGAAGGTAGGCGTGGCCACGGAGTCCATGGCGTCAAACAGCGATGCCGTGAACACCATGTGCGCGTACTGCGGCGTCGGCTGCGGAATGGTGCTGCAGGTCACAACGGATCCCGAAAGCGGTCGGCGCCACGTCGCGAAGCCCCTTGGCAACAAAGAACATCCGGCCAACTTCGGCCGGCTGTGCACCAAGGGTGCCACCACCAACGACTTGCTCAATGCACCCGGACGAATGGAATCCGCGCAGCTGCGTGCCGATCGTGGCGAGCCCGCCGATCCCGTCGACATGGACCGGGCAATCGTCCACTGCGCCCGCCGGTTACGGGCGATCATCGATGCGCACGGCCCGGATTCGTTTGCCATGTACGTG
This genomic interval from Mycobacterium sp. SMC-2 contains the following:
- a CDS encoding LppP/LprE family lipoprotein; translated protein: MILLILLASGCGGKHTGSPPMSPDKCKDSDGPTADTVRRAIASVPITIPGTTWVEIARGHAKKCRLYWVQIIPTIASESTPQQLLFFDHNTPLGTPTPNPKPYITVLPPSDDTVAVQYQWLKGNDQPCCPTGSGTVKFEIGQDGKLKALGKIPNQ